One window from the genome of Entelurus aequoreus isolate RoL-2023_Sb linkage group LG04, RoL_Eaeq_v1.1, whole genome shotgun sequence encodes:
- the LOC133648456 gene encoding tubby-related protein 4-like isoform X2 translates to MFASVEHGPVLCSDSNILCLSWKGRVPKSEKEQPVCRKRYYEEGWLATGNGRGVVGVTFTSSHCKRDRPTPQRVNFNLRGHNSEVVLVRWNEPFQKLATCDTDGGIFVWIQYEGRWSVELVNDRGAQVSDFTWSHDGTQALISYRDGFVLVGSVSGQRHWSSEINLESQITCGIWTPDDQQVLFGTADGQVIVMDCHGRMLAHILLHESDGIVSMSWNYPSFLVEDSSESDTDSDDYPLQQVHSHKPLLTVSFTSGDISLMNNYDDLSPTLIRTGLKDVVVQWCSQGDLLSVAGMEKMLLSPDPSCPPPTRNAIVKFYNVRGEHIYSLETPAQRPITTLCWGHRDSRLFLACGPALYVVRVEHRVASLQLLCQQGIATAVKEEKDVAKLTMPSRLCSYVTAAFAPTIRPPIPDPNNMRDFVSYPTAGNERLHCTMKRTEDNPEVGGPCYTLYLEYLGGLVPILKGRRISKLRPEFVIMDPKMDGKTDDIYGNSLISAMIDSCNCSDSSDIELSDDWVGKKSPKISRGSKSPKMPRINIDPRKSPKLSRATQEVSRSPRLPIRKPSIGSPSLTRREFPLDDITQQNYLAQVTSNIWGTKFKIVGLAAFLPTNLGAVIYKTSLLHLQPRQMTIYLPEVRKISMEYINLPVFSPNVFSEDEDDLPVTGPAGGSDDNPPCTVNIPIAPIHSPAQAMSPAQNIGLVQSLLANQNVQLDVLSNPTATSPGAAAAAAASAGSDQSQETMLTAQYTVSNRYSSPGQVIFGGLDMGRLTVGPSHSHHPSQQLQQLQHHQQLQHHQQQLQQQQQQQQLIQQQQQQQQMIQQQQQQQHMIQQQQQQQQQQMLQQQQQHQQMLQQQQQQQQHLQQQLQHMQQQQLQQHIQQQQIQQQMQQQQQHHQHLQQQLHIQIPVSSMSSGQISAATMLSSGTLQIQIPHPPPDLVLDRGVGGEHETLLKIKTTRSGPQLAEGDTLVFSAPLELSKMNPPPPYPGTVAAAVAAAAAAAAASMSASNAASNAPSGTVVGSTVTPPPGDLSAKKGDFPLYPPGQQQGQYPTPLGYERITTFDSSGNVEEVCRPRTRLVCNQNVYNLQGPGSSSTLRVSSGEGKKIQLPYSSATLNRLTAPRYSIPSGDPPPYPDPANQNGGRNPGQKLDSSLIHATLRRNSREANLKVSQMMEPPRPLPPKAKNNSALAACYQQRVQTALYTCSQCSSGTSVGVTAPGSANGIAGGTIIRQDFPPGNGAPHSTVIVHSNSAMPLTSQSCYSLLSSLEPSGTAGVGGGGNRDCVDYVNSAFTEDDALNQSLRNLALGGADASGLVVKRPPPYQWDPSATEEVWVPQERTTTLNPTCHPGPHKPPPLILSPTQHLDVSRLPFVLSPKSPTTPSAAASFQAAAAAAGYQVSLQYPPVTAYPGAQLQPILGSPRPCSSPKEVVAPVSLSQQDATIVLPAGYPTNLTNLACCPLPPLYPGGSGLSIPPIALHTPWGTYNPCPPVPSPAVPLPPKASHMAVDKNALSPPPPPPPPPPPPPRSEMQNHVGLQEAMAEPVEGYQEVLSLAESPVPPRSDKFSKKNRKRADGRAEEANVPPPAEGSKSKKEGRALGDFNSLISSPRLGGRDKKKLKGPKEQLKVKKLNKATANSEFQDSSESEPELFISGDELLNQCQSGKKSWKSKRNLRAASELDEMKCRKANEKEDRGLGSQGFVYVMANKQPLWNEATQVYQLDFGGRVTQESAKNFQIELEGRQVMQFGRIDGNAYILDFQYPFSAVQAFAVALANVTQRLK, encoded by the exons GTGGTTCTGGTGCGATGGAATGAGCCCTTCCAGAAGCTGGCCACCTGTGATACAGATGGCGGAATCTTTGTTTGGATCCAATATGAAGGCCGCTGGTCTGTGGAGTTGGTCAATGATCGTGGAGCTCAG GTGAGTGACTTTACATGGTCACACGATGGCACTCAGGCGCTCATCTCCTACCGCGATGGCTTTGTTCTGGTGGGCTCAGTCAGCGGGCAGAGGCACTGGTCTTCCGAAATCAACTTGGAAAGTCAGATCACCTGCGGTATCTGGACTCCTGACGACCAACAG GTTTTGTTTGGCACCGCCGACGGACAGGTGATAGTGATGGACTGCCACGGCCGCATGCTGGCCCACATTCTGCTGCACGAGTCGGACGGCATCGTCAGCATGTCCTGGAACTACCCTAGCTTCCTGGTAGAGGACAGCAGTGAGAGCGACACTGACTCGGATGACTATCCCCTGCAGCAAG TGCACAGCCACAAACCTCTGCTGACAGTCAGCTTCACCTCTGGAGACATTAGCCTAATGAACAACTACGATGACCTCTCACCCACACTTATCCGCACCGGCCTGAAAG ATGTGGTCGTTCAGTGGTGCTCGCAGGGGGATCTTCTTTCAGTGGCTGGCATGGAGAAGATGCTCCTCTCCCCTGACCCCTCTTGTCCTCCCCCTACCAGGAACGCCATTGTCAAGTTCTATAACGTCCGGGGTGAACACATCTACTCACTGGAAACACCAGCACAG CGCCCCATCACTACCCTTTGTTGGGGCCACAGGGACTCGCGTCTTTTCCTGGCGTGCGGCCCGGCGCTCTACGTTGTGCGTGTAGAGCATCGCGTCGCCAGCCTGCAGCTCCTTTGCCAGCAGGGCATCGCCACGGCGGTAAAGGAAGAGAAAGACGTGGCCAAGCTCACCATGCCGTCGCGTCTCTGTTCATACGTCACTGCCGCTTTCGCTCCCACAATTAGG CCGCCTATCCCTGATCCCAACAACATGCGTGACTTTGTCAGCTACCCGACAGCAGGCAACGAGCGTCTCCACTGTACAATGAAACGTACTGAGGACAACCCTGAGGTGGGGGGTCCCTGCTACACTCTGTACCTGGAGTACTTAGGTGGTCTAGTGCCAATCCTTAAAGGCCGGCGAATAAGTAAATTGCGTCCAGAGTTTGTCATTATGGACCCTAAAATGGATGGAAAAACAG ATGATATATATGGCAACAGTCTGATATCTGCAATGATTGACAGCTGCAATTGCTCAGACTCCAGTGACATAGAGCTCAGCGACGACTGGGTGGGAAAAAAGTCCCCAAAGATATCTAGGGGGAGTAAGTCCCCCAAAATGCCCAG AATCAACATTGATCCCAGGAAATCACCCAAACTCTCCCGCGCCACCCAAGAGGTCTCCAGGTCACCCCGGTTACCCATACGAAAACCCTCCATCGGGTCACCAAGTCTGACACGGAGAGAATTTCCTTTAGATGACATTACTCAG CAAAACTACCTTGCTCaggtcacatcaaatatttgggGAACAAAATTCAAGATTGTTGGGCTTGCTGCCTTCTTGCCAACAAATCTTGGTGCAG TCATATACAAAACCAGCCTCCTCCACCTGCAGCCCAGACAGATGACAATCTACTTGCCGGAAGTGCGTAAGATCTCCATGGAGTACATCAATCTGCCTGTCTTCAGCCCCAACGTCTTCAGCGAGGATGAAGATGACCTGCCAGTCACTGGCCCAGCTGGTGGCTCTGATGACAACCCGCCCTGCACTGTCAACATCCCCATTGCACCCATCCACAGTCCCGCCCAGGCCATGTCCCCCGCCCAGAATATTGGTCTAGTCCAGTCCCTCCTAGCCAATCAAAATGTTCAGCTGGATGTTCTATCAAACCCCACAGCCACCTCCCCAggggctgctgctgctgcggctGCTTCTGCTGGTTCAGACCAAAGCCAAGAAACCATGCTTACAGCCCAGTACACAGTTTCTAACCGATACTCCAGTCCGGGTCAGGTCATCTTTGGAGGGCTGGACATGGGTCGCCTCACTGTAGGACCTTCACACTCTCATCATCCTTCACAGCAGTTACAGCAACTACAACACCATCAGCAACTACAGCATCAtcaacaacagctccagcagcagcagcagcaacaacagtTGAtccaacagcagcagcagcaacaacagATGATCcaacagcagcagcaacaacaacatatgatccaacaacagcagcagcaacagcaACAACAGATGCTCCAGCAGCAGCAACAGCATCAACAGATGCTCCagcaacaacagcagcagcaacagcaTCTTCAGCAGCAGCTCCAACacatgcagcagcagcagctacaGCAACACATACAGCAACAACAAATACAACAGCAGAtgcaacaacagcagcagcaccACCAACACCTTCAGCAGCAGCTTCACATTCAAATCCCTGTTTCCTCTATGTCATCAGGACAGATTTCTGCAGCAACCATGCTCTCGTCGGGCACGCTGCAAATTCAAATTCCTCACCCACCTCCCGATTTGGTCCTAGACAGGGGTGTCGGGGGTGAACACGAGACTcttttgaaaataaagacaacacgtTCAGGTCCGCAGCTGGCCGAGGGAGACACTTTGGTGTTCAGCGCGCCGCTCGAGCTCAGCAAGATGAACCCACCTCCTCCTTATCCTGGAACTGTGGCTGCTGCTGTGGCAGCAGCCGCAGCAGCAGCGGCTGCTTCCATGTCGGCCTCCAATGCAGCCTCAAATGCACCATCGGGAACAGTCGTAGGCTCCACTGTAACACCCCCTCCTGGTGATCTTAGTGCAAAGAAGGGGGACTTCCCACTTTACCCCCCTGGTCAGCAGCAAGGGCAGTATCCGACACCATTGGGCTATGAGAGGATAACTACCTTTGACAGCAGTGGGAATGTGGAAGAGGTTTGCCGTCCTCGAACCCGTCTTGTCTGTAATCAGAATGTCTACAACCTACAAGGACCCGGCAGCTCCTCCACTCTCAGGGTCAGCTCAGGAGAAGGCAAAAAGATCCAGCTACCCTACAGCTCGGCCACCCTTAACAGACTCACCGCACCTCGCTATTCCATACCGAGTGGAGACCCTCCCCCATATCCGGACCCGGCTAATCAGAATGGTGGGAGGAATCCTGGACAGAAGCTCGACAGTAGTCTGATTCATGCCACTCTCAGGAGGAACAGTCGAGAAGCAAACCTCAAAGTGTCCCAAATGATGGAACCGCCTAGACCGCTGCCGCCTAAAGCTAAAAATAATAGTGCACTAGCAGCCTGCTATCAGCAGAGGGTGCAAACAGCCTTATACACTTGTAGCCAGTGTAGCAGTGGGACCAGTGTTGGAGTCACAGCCCCAGGGAGTGCAAATGGAATAGCAGGGGGTACTATCATCAGACAAGATTTTCCTCCAGGGAATGGAGCGCCACATAGCACAGTTATCGTTCACTCCAACAGTGCCATGCCTCTGACCTCTCAGTCCTGTTACAGCCTGCTGAGCTCACTTGAACCATCTGGAACTGCAGGAGTCGGAGGCGGTGGAAACAGAGATTGCGTAGATTATGTAAATTCAGCTTTTACAGAGGATGACGCCCTGAATCAGTCACTGAGGAATTTGGCTTTAGGAGGAGCTGATGCATCAGGGCTGGTTGTTAAACGCCCACCTCCCTATCAGTGGGACCCATCTGCTACAGAGGAAGTGTGGGTACCTCAGGAACGTACTACAACACTTAACCCCACCTGCCACCCAGGACCACACAAACCACCTCCCCTTATTCTTAGCCCGACCCAACACTTGGATGTCTCCAGGCTGCCTTTTGTTCTGTCTCCAAAGTCTCCAACAACACCCAGTGCTGCTGCCTCTTTTCAAGCTGCCGCCGCTGCAGCAGGTTACCAAGTTTCTCTTCAGTACCCGCCAGTCACTGCCTACCCTGGAGCCCAGCTTCAGCCCATCCTGGGGTCGCCACGCCCCTGCTCCTCCCCAAAGGAAGTGGTGGCTCCTGTTTCTCTCTCACAGCAGGATGCAACTATTGTTTTGCCTGCTGGTTATCCTACAAATCTAACTAATCTGGCCTGCTGCCCTCTACCGCCTCTGTACCCTGGAGGAAGCGGGCTTTCCATTCCTCCCATTGCCCTCCACACACCGTGGGGTACATATAACCCGTGTCCTCCTGTTCCCAGTCCTGCTGTGCCCCTACCACCCAAAGCATCCCATATGGCTGTAGACAAAAATGCCCTCTCACCACCTCCTCCACCACCACCGCCGCCCCCTCCACCACCACGTTCAGAAATGCAGAACCATGTAGGATTGCAAGAAGCCATGGCAGAACCTGTGGAAGGTTACCAGGAGGTGCTATCCTTAGCTGAGAGCCCGGTGCCGCCCCGCTCAGACAAGTTCAGCAAGAAAAACCGTAAGAGGGCAGATGGTCGGGCCGAGGAGGCGAACGTTCCGCCTCCGGCTGAAGGGAGCAAGTCCAAAAAGGAGGGCAGGGCTCTGGGGGATTTCAATTCTCTCATCTCTAGTCCTCGTCTTGGAGGGAGAGACAAAAAGAAGCTTAAGGGACCAAAGGAACAGTTAAAAGTGAAGAAGCTGAACAAGGCCACCGCCAACAGCGAGTTCCAGGACAGCTCAGAAAGTGAGCCGGAGCTGTTCATCAGCGGCGACGAGCTTCTAAACCAGTGCCAGAGCGGAAAGAAAAGCTGGAAGAGTAAGAGGAACCTGAGGGCGGCCAGCGAGCTGGATGAGATGAAGTGTCGAAAGGCAAACGAGAAGGAAGACCGAGGGCTGGGCAGCCAGGGCTTTGTGTACGTCATGGCGAACAAGCAGCCACTGTGGAATGAAGCAACGCAAGTGTATCAGCTGGACTTTGGTGGGCGCGTCACTCAGGAGTCTGCCAAGAACTTTCAGATTGAACTTGAGGGCAGACAG
- the LOC133648456 gene encoding tubby-related protein 4-like isoform X1 produces the protein MFASVEHGPVLCSDSNILCLSWKGRVPKSEKEQPVCRKRYYEEGWLATGNGRGVVGVTFTSSHCKRDRPTPQRVNFNLRGHNSEVVLVRWNEPFQKLATCDTDGGIFVWIQYEGRWSVELVNDRGAQVSDFTWSHDGTQALISYRDGFVLVGSVSGQRHWSSEINLESQITCGIWTPDDQQVLFGTADGQVIVMDCHGRMLAHILLHESDGIVSMSWNYPSFLVEDSSESDTDSDDYPLQQVHSHKPLLTVSFTSGDISLMNNYDDLSPTLIRTGLKDVVVQWCSQGDLLSVAGMEKMLLSPDPSCPPPTRNAIVKFYNVRGEHIYSLETPAQRPITTLCWGHRDSRLFLACGPALYVVRVEHRVASLQLLCQQGIATAVKEEKDVAKLTMPSRLCSYVTAAFAPTIRPPIPDPNNMRDFVSYPTAGNERLHCTMKRTEDNPEVGGPCYTLYLEYLGGLVPILKGRRISKLRPEFVIMDPKMDGKTDDIYGNSLISAMIDSCNCSDSSDIELSDDWVGKKSPKISRGSKSPKMPRDLVCPFTNRINIDPRKSPKLSRATQEVSRSPRLPIRKPSIGSPSLTRREFPLDDITQQNYLAQVTSNIWGTKFKIVGLAAFLPTNLGAVIYKTSLLHLQPRQMTIYLPEVRKISMEYINLPVFSPNVFSEDEDDLPVTGPAGGSDDNPPCTVNIPIAPIHSPAQAMSPAQNIGLVQSLLANQNVQLDVLSNPTATSPGAAAAAAASAGSDQSQETMLTAQYTVSNRYSSPGQVIFGGLDMGRLTVGPSHSHHPSQQLQQLQHHQQLQHHQQQLQQQQQQQQLIQQQQQQQQMIQQQQQQQHMIQQQQQQQQQQMLQQQQQHQQMLQQQQQQQQHLQQQLQHMQQQQLQQHIQQQQIQQQMQQQQQHHQHLQQQLHIQIPVSSMSSGQISAATMLSSGTLQIQIPHPPPDLVLDRGVGGEHETLLKIKTTRSGPQLAEGDTLVFSAPLELSKMNPPPPYPGTVAAAVAAAAAAAAASMSASNAASNAPSGTVVGSTVTPPPGDLSAKKGDFPLYPPGQQQGQYPTPLGYERITTFDSSGNVEEVCRPRTRLVCNQNVYNLQGPGSSSTLRVSSGEGKKIQLPYSSATLNRLTAPRYSIPSGDPPPYPDPANQNGGRNPGQKLDSSLIHATLRRNSREANLKVSQMMEPPRPLPPKAKNNSALAACYQQRVQTALYTCSQCSSGTSVGVTAPGSANGIAGGTIIRQDFPPGNGAPHSTVIVHSNSAMPLTSQSCYSLLSSLEPSGTAGVGGGGNRDCVDYVNSAFTEDDALNQSLRNLALGGADASGLVVKRPPPYQWDPSATEEVWVPQERTTTLNPTCHPGPHKPPPLILSPTQHLDVSRLPFVLSPKSPTTPSAAASFQAAAAAAGYQVSLQYPPVTAYPGAQLQPILGSPRPCSSPKEVVAPVSLSQQDATIVLPAGYPTNLTNLACCPLPPLYPGGSGLSIPPIALHTPWGTYNPCPPVPSPAVPLPPKASHMAVDKNALSPPPPPPPPPPPPPRSEMQNHVGLQEAMAEPVEGYQEVLSLAESPVPPRSDKFSKKNRKRADGRAEEANVPPPAEGSKSKKEGRALGDFNSLISSPRLGGRDKKKLKGPKEQLKVKKLNKATANSEFQDSSESEPELFISGDELLNQCQSGKKSWKSKRNLRAASELDEMKCRKANEKEDRGLGSQGFVYVMANKQPLWNEATQVYQLDFGGRVTQESAKNFQIELEGRQVMQFGRIDGNAYILDFQYPFSAVQAFAVALANVTQRLK, from the exons GTGGTTCTGGTGCGATGGAATGAGCCCTTCCAGAAGCTGGCCACCTGTGATACAGATGGCGGAATCTTTGTTTGGATCCAATATGAAGGCCGCTGGTCTGTGGAGTTGGTCAATGATCGTGGAGCTCAG GTGAGTGACTTTACATGGTCACACGATGGCACTCAGGCGCTCATCTCCTACCGCGATGGCTTTGTTCTGGTGGGCTCAGTCAGCGGGCAGAGGCACTGGTCTTCCGAAATCAACTTGGAAAGTCAGATCACCTGCGGTATCTGGACTCCTGACGACCAACAG GTTTTGTTTGGCACCGCCGACGGACAGGTGATAGTGATGGACTGCCACGGCCGCATGCTGGCCCACATTCTGCTGCACGAGTCGGACGGCATCGTCAGCATGTCCTGGAACTACCCTAGCTTCCTGGTAGAGGACAGCAGTGAGAGCGACACTGACTCGGATGACTATCCCCTGCAGCAAG TGCACAGCCACAAACCTCTGCTGACAGTCAGCTTCACCTCTGGAGACATTAGCCTAATGAACAACTACGATGACCTCTCACCCACACTTATCCGCACCGGCCTGAAAG ATGTGGTCGTTCAGTGGTGCTCGCAGGGGGATCTTCTTTCAGTGGCTGGCATGGAGAAGATGCTCCTCTCCCCTGACCCCTCTTGTCCTCCCCCTACCAGGAACGCCATTGTCAAGTTCTATAACGTCCGGGGTGAACACATCTACTCACTGGAAACACCAGCACAG CGCCCCATCACTACCCTTTGTTGGGGCCACAGGGACTCGCGTCTTTTCCTGGCGTGCGGCCCGGCGCTCTACGTTGTGCGTGTAGAGCATCGCGTCGCCAGCCTGCAGCTCCTTTGCCAGCAGGGCATCGCCACGGCGGTAAAGGAAGAGAAAGACGTGGCCAAGCTCACCATGCCGTCGCGTCTCTGTTCATACGTCACTGCCGCTTTCGCTCCCACAATTAGG CCGCCTATCCCTGATCCCAACAACATGCGTGACTTTGTCAGCTACCCGACAGCAGGCAACGAGCGTCTCCACTGTACAATGAAACGTACTGAGGACAACCCTGAGGTGGGGGGTCCCTGCTACACTCTGTACCTGGAGTACTTAGGTGGTCTAGTGCCAATCCTTAAAGGCCGGCGAATAAGTAAATTGCGTCCAGAGTTTGTCATTATGGACCCTAAAATGGATGGAAAAACAG ATGATATATATGGCAACAGTCTGATATCTGCAATGATTGACAGCTGCAATTGCTCAGACTCCAGTGACATAGAGCTCAGCGACGACTGGGTGGGAAAAAAGTCCCCAAAGATATCTAGGGGGAGTAAGTCCCCCAAAATGCCCAG AGACTTAGTTTGTCCTTTTACCAACAGAATCAACATTGATCCCAGGAAATCACCCAAACTCTCCCGCGCCACCCAAGAGGTCTCCAGGTCACCCCGGTTACCCATACGAAAACCCTCCATCGGGTCACCAAGTCTGACACGGAGAGAATTTCCTTTAGATGACATTACTCAG CAAAACTACCTTGCTCaggtcacatcaaatatttgggGAACAAAATTCAAGATTGTTGGGCTTGCTGCCTTCTTGCCAACAAATCTTGGTGCAG TCATATACAAAACCAGCCTCCTCCACCTGCAGCCCAGACAGATGACAATCTACTTGCCGGAAGTGCGTAAGATCTCCATGGAGTACATCAATCTGCCTGTCTTCAGCCCCAACGTCTTCAGCGAGGATGAAGATGACCTGCCAGTCACTGGCCCAGCTGGTGGCTCTGATGACAACCCGCCCTGCACTGTCAACATCCCCATTGCACCCATCCACAGTCCCGCCCAGGCCATGTCCCCCGCCCAGAATATTGGTCTAGTCCAGTCCCTCCTAGCCAATCAAAATGTTCAGCTGGATGTTCTATCAAACCCCACAGCCACCTCCCCAggggctgctgctgctgcggctGCTTCTGCTGGTTCAGACCAAAGCCAAGAAACCATGCTTACAGCCCAGTACACAGTTTCTAACCGATACTCCAGTCCGGGTCAGGTCATCTTTGGAGGGCTGGACATGGGTCGCCTCACTGTAGGACCTTCACACTCTCATCATCCTTCACAGCAGTTACAGCAACTACAACACCATCAGCAACTACAGCATCAtcaacaacagctccagcagcagcagcagcaacaacagtTGAtccaacagcagcagcagcaacaacagATGATCcaacagcagcagcaacaacaacatatgatccaacaacagcagcagcaacagcaACAACAGATGCTCCAGCAGCAGCAACAGCATCAACAGATGCTCCagcaacaacagcagcagcaacagcaTCTTCAGCAGCAGCTCCAACacatgcagcagcagcagctacaGCAACACATACAGCAACAACAAATACAACAGCAGAtgcaacaacagcagcagcaccACCAACACCTTCAGCAGCAGCTTCACATTCAAATCCCTGTTTCCTCTATGTCATCAGGACAGATTTCTGCAGCAACCATGCTCTCGTCGGGCACGCTGCAAATTCAAATTCCTCACCCACCTCCCGATTTGGTCCTAGACAGGGGTGTCGGGGGTGAACACGAGACTcttttgaaaataaagacaacacgtTCAGGTCCGCAGCTGGCCGAGGGAGACACTTTGGTGTTCAGCGCGCCGCTCGAGCTCAGCAAGATGAACCCACCTCCTCCTTATCCTGGAACTGTGGCTGCTGCTGTGGCAGCAGCCGCAGCAGCAGCGGCTGCTTCCATGTCGGCCTCCAATGCAGCCTCAAATGCACCATCGGGAACAGTCGTAGGCTCCACTGTAACACCCCCTCCTGGTGATCTTAGTGCAAAGAAGGGGGACTTCCCACTTTACCCCCCTGGTCAGCAGCAAGGGCAGTATCCGACACCATTGGGCTATGAGAGGATAACTACCTTTGACAGCAGTGGGAATGTGGAAGAGGTTTGCCGTCCTCGAACCCGTCTTGTCTGTAATCAGAATGTCTACAACCTACAAGGACCCGGCAGCTCCTCCACTCTCAGGGTCAGCTCAGGAGAAGGCAAAAAGATCCAGCTACCCTACAGCTCGGCCACCCTTAACAGACTCACCGCACCTCGCTATTCCATACCGAGTGGAGACCCTCCCCCATATCCGGACCCGGCTAATCAGAATGGTGGGAGGAATCCTGGACAGAAGCTCGACAGTAGTCTGATTCATGCCACTCTCAGGAGGAACAGTCGAGAAGCAAACCTCAAAGTGTCCCAAATGATGGAACCGCCTAGACCGCTGCCGCCTAAAGCTAAAAATAATAGTGCACTAGCAGCCTGCTATCAGCAGAGGGTGCAAACAGCCTTATACACTTGTAGCCAGTGTAGCAGTGGGACCAGTGTTGGAGTCACAGCCCCAGGGAGTGCAAATGGAATAGCAGGGGGTACTATCATCAGACAAGATTTTCCTCCAGGGAATGGAGCGCCACATAGCACAGTTATCGTTCACTCCAACAGTGCCATGCCTCTGACCTCTCAGTCCTGTTACAGCCTGCTGAGCTCACTTGAACCATCTGGAACTGCAGGAGTCGGAGGCGGTGGAAACAGAGATTGCGTAGATTATGTAAATTCAGCTTTTACAGAGGATGACGCCCTGAATCAGTCACTGAGGAATTTGGCTTTAGGAGGAGCTGATGCATCAGGGCTGGTTGTTAAACGCCCACCTCCCTATCAGTGGGACCCATCTGCTACAGAGGAAGTGTGGGTACCTCAGGAACGTACTACAACACTTAACCCCACCTGCCACCCAGGACCACACAAACCACCTCCCCTTATTCTTAGCCCGACCCAACACTTGGATGTCTCCAGGCTGCCTTTTGTTCTGTCTCCAAAGTCTCCAACAACACCCAGTGCTGCTGCCTCTTTTCAAGCTGCCGCCGCTGCAGCAGGTTACCAAGTTTCTCTTCAGTACCCGCCAGTCACTGCCTACCCTGGAGCCCAGCTTCAGCCCATCCTGGGGTCGCCACGCCCCTGCTCCTCCCCAAAGGAAGTGGTGGCTCCTGTTTCTCTCTCACAGCAGGATGCAACTATTGTTTTGCCTGCTGGTTATCCTACAAATCTAACTAATCTGGCCTGCTGCCCTCTACCGCCTCTGTACCCTGGAGGAAGCGGGCTTTCCATTCCTCCCATTGCCCTCCACACACCGTGGGGTACATATAACCCGTGTCCTCCTGTTCCCAGTCCTGCTGTGCCCCTACCACCCAAAGCATCCCATATGGCTGTAGACAAAAATGCCCTCTCACCACCTCCTCCACCACCACCGCCGCCCCCTCCACCACCACGTTCAGAAATGCAGAACCATGTAGGATTGCAAGAAGCCATGGCAGAACCTGTGGAAGGTTACCAGGAGGTGCTATCCTTAGCTGAGAGCCCGGTGCCGCCCCGCTCAGACAAGTTCAGCAAGAAAAACCGTAAGAGGGCAGATGGTCGGGCCGAGGAGGCGAACGTTCCGCCTCCGGCTGAAGGGAGCAAGTCCAAAAAGGAGGGCAGGGCTCTGGGGGATTTCAATTCTCTCATCTCTAGTCCTCGTCTTGGAGGGAGAGACAAAAAGAAGCTTAAGGGACCAAAGGAACAGTTAAAAGTGAAGAAGCTGAACAAGGCCACCGCCAACAGCGAGTTCCAGGACAGCTCAGAAAGTGAGCCGGAGCTGTTCATCAGCGGCGACGAGCTTCTAAACCAGTGCCAGAGCGGAAAGAAAAGCTGGAAGAGTAAGAGGAACCTGAGGGCGGCCAGCGAGCTGGATGAGATGAAGTGTCGAAAGGCAAACGAGAAGGAAGACCGAGGGCTGGGCAGCCAGGGCTTTGTGTACGTCATGGCGAACAAGCAGCCACTGTGGAATGAAGCAACGCAAGTGTATCAGCTGGACTTTGGTGGGCGCGTCACTCAGGAGTCTGCCAAGAACTTTCAGATTGAACTTGAGGGCAGACAG